The proteins below come from a single Thermodesulfovibrionales bacterium genomic window:
- a CDS encoding rod shape-determining protein: MLFHNILGMFSTDLAIDLGTANTLVFIKGKGIVCNEPSVVVVRKDNKRTVAVGTDAKKMLGKTPANIMAIRPMKDGVIADFDATGEMLKYFIKKVHNRKSFLSPRVIIGVPSGITQVEQRAVKDAAQASGAREVYLIEEPMAAAVGVGLPIGEPSGNMIVDIGGGTTDIAVISIDGIVYSKAVRVGGDKMDESIIAYIKRKYNLMIGDRTAELIKIEIGSACVVELPENKTMEIKGRDLISGIPKTIVVSETEVREALSETVSVILDTIRVTLENTPPELASDIVDKGIVLAGGGALLRGLDKLIREETGLPVIVAEDPLSAVVRGVGKMLDELELLKKIAIT; the protein is encoded by the coding sequence ATGCTTTTCCATAACATACTCGGGATGTTTTCGACTGATCTCGCGATAGATCTCGGCACGGCGAATACCCTCGTCTTCATCAAGGGCAAAGGGATAGTCTGTAACGAGCCTTCCGTCGTTGTCGTGAGGAAAGATAATAAGAGAACGGTGGCCGTAGGAACAGACGCCAAGAAGATGCTCGGCAAGACTCCGGCGAATATCATGGCGATACGACCGATGAAGGACGGCGTCATTGCGGATTTTGACGCGACCGGGGAGATGCTGAAATACTTTATCAAGAAAGTCCATAACAGGAAAAGCTTCCTCTCGCCGAGGGTCATCATCGGCGTGCCTTCCGGCATTACCCAGGTCGAACAGAGGGCGGTGAAGGATGCTGCTCAGGCCTCAGGAGCACGGGAGGTCTATCTCATTGAAGAGCCGATGGCGGCAGCGGTCGGCGTCGGCCTCCCCATAGGCGAGCCTTCGGGCAATATGATAGTCGATATCGGCGGAGGGACCACCGATATCGCGGTCATCTCTATCGACGGCATCGTATACAGCAAGGCGGTCAGAGTCGGCGGCGATAAGATGGACGAGTCGATCATCGCCTATATTAAGCGAAAATACAACTTGATGATAGGCGACAGAACCGCCGAGCTGATCAAGATTGAGATCGGATCGGCCTGTGTTGTCGAACTTCCGGAAAACAAGACCATGGAGATAAAAGGGAGAGACCTCATATCGGGCATCCCGAAGACGATTGTCGTCAGTGAGACCGAGGTTCGCGAGGCCCTCAGCGAAACCGTCAGCGTCATCCTCGACACCATCAGGGTGACTCTCGAGAATACCCCTCCCGAACTCGCCTCGGATATCGTGGACAAAGGCATAGTCCTTGCCGGAGGCGGCGCACTCCTGAGAGGACTGGACAAACTCATCCGTGAAGAGACCGGCCTCCCCGTCATCGTCGCTGAGGACCCTCTGTCCGCTGTCGTGAGGGGGGTGGGCAAAATGCTTGATGAGTTGGAACTTCTGAAGAAAATAGCCATAACCTGA
- a CDS encoding XTP/dITP diphosphatase, with protein sequence MKELVIATRNRKKIEEMKRLLEDMAVLLYTLDDFPGCPEVSEDADSFRGNAVKKASAVANYAKRPAISDDSGLEVFALNGAPGVFSARYAGEAADDKKNLEKLLSELHDVDDGRRGARFVCCIALAFPDGSAEAFEGSVEGRIGRVALGSNGFGYDPVFYPEGHERTFAEMAADEKDALSHRGKALRKFREYVAAHLLE encoded by the coding sequence ATGAAAGAACTCGTAATTGCCACACGCAACAGAAAGAAGATCGAGGAGATGAAGAGGCTGCTGGAGGATATGGCGGTTCTGCTCTATACCCTCGATGACTTCCCCGGGTGTCCCGAGGTTTCCGAGGACGCCGATTCATTCAGGGGGAACGCGGTCAAGAAGGCCTCAGCTGTGGCGAATTATGCCAAAAGACCGGCAATCTCTGATGATTCCGGCCTTGAGGTATTCGCCCTGAATGGGGCGCCGGGAGTCTTCTCCGCACGGTATGCGGGTGAAGCCGCCGATGATAAGAAAAACCTCGAGAAATTGCTCTCGGAATTACACGATGTCGATGACGGCAGGAGAGGAGCGCGCTTTGTCTGCTGCATCGCGCTGGCCTTTCCCGATGGCAGTGCAGAGGCGTTTGAGGGTTCAGTGGAAGGCAGGATAGGAAGAGTGGCCCTTGGTTCGAACGGATTCGGCTATGACCCGGTATTCTATCCCGAAGGGCATGAGAGGACCTTTGCAGAGATGGCCGCCGATGAGAAGGATGCGTTGAGCCACAGGGGGAAGGCGCTGAGAAAATTCAGGGAGTATGTTGCCGCCCATCTGCTCGAATAG
- a CDS encoding adenylate kinase produces MRLVLLGAPGAGKGTQAKKLIEKYGIPQISTGDLLRAAVAAGSQLGKEAKSFMDKGELVPDRVVLGMVEERLKQDDCKKGYILDGFPRNTAQAEALDKMLGGLGMSLAAALSVDVPFDDLMKRLTGRRTCKACGQMFNVYSNAPKKEGVCDKCGGALFQRDDDKEETIKKRLEVYNAQTAPLIDYYGKKGILSAVKGTGSIDEIFGKVCSALGLR; encoded by the coding sequence ATGAGACTCGTACTTCTTGGCGCGCCGGGGGCCGGAAAAGGGACCCAGGCAAAAAAGCTGATCGAAAAATACGGTATCCCGCAGATCTCGACGGGAGACCTCCTCCGTGCGGCTGTTGCCGCAGGTTCGCAGCTCGGGAAGGAGGCGAAATCCTTCATGGACAAAGGTGAACTTGTTCCGGATAGGGTTGTGCTCGGGATGGTTGAGGAGAGGCTGAAACAGGATGACTGCAAGAAGGGATATATCCTCGACGGCTTTCCCCGGAATACGGCGCAGGCAGAGGCCCTTGACAAGATGCTCGGTGGTCTGGGGATGTCCCTCGCCGCCGCCCTGAGTGTGGATGTCCCCTTCGATGACCTCATGAAGAGACTCACCGGCAGGAGGACCTGTAAGGCCTGCGGCCAGATGTTCAACGTCTATTCCAACGCTCCCAAGAAGGAAGGTGTCTGCGACAAGTGCGGTGGTGCGCTGTTCCAGAGGGACGACGACAAGGAAGAGACGATCAAGAAAAGGCTCGAGGTATACAACGCCCAGACCGCTCCCCTCATCGACTACTACGGTAAGAAAGGGATTTTGAGCGCCGTCAAAGGCACGGGCAGCATCGATGAAATCTTCGGGAAGGTGTGCAGCGCCCTCGGTCTCCGGTAA
- a CDS encoding RDD family protein, whose product MKKPPSICYYFGMSDGVKKASVLLRVFAKALDFIIIAAATEMVPKAGFYAGLSYLLISDGLFEGRSIGKRLMGLRVVSSATGAPCTMKESILRNAPLGAGVLLYKLPLIGWIFIVAVSALEFLILLGSSEGLRLGDELAKTVVIEGQQPKGEQVSE is encoded by the coding sequence TTGAAAAAACCGCCCTCCATCTGTTACTATTTCGGGATGTCTGATGGGGTAAAGAAGGCCAGTGTTCTCCTAAGGGTATTTGCGAAGGCTCTTGACTTTATCATCATCGCAGCGGCGACTGAAATGGTGCCGAAGGCCGGTTTCTATGCCGGACTTTCCTATCTCCTCATCAGCGACGGCCTCTTTGAGGGGAGGAGCATCGGTAAGAGACTCATGGGGCTGAGGGTCGTATCTAGCGCGACCGGCGCCCCCTGCACGATGAAGGAATCGATACTGCGCAACGCCCCCCTCGGAGCGGGGGTCCTGCTCTATAAGTTGCCGCTGATCGGCTGGATTTTCATCGTGGCCGTTTCCGCACTGGAATTTTTGATACTTCTCGGCAGCAGTGAGGGCCTGAGGCTCGGAGATGAACTCGCAAAGACTGTGGTAATCGAAGGACAGCAGCCCAAGGGTGAACAGGTCTCAGAGTAA